One window from the genome of Salvia splendens isolate huo1 chromosome 9, SspV2, whole genome shotgun sequence encodes:
- the LOC121749125 gene encoding uncharacterized protein LOC121749125: MSKPSFPISQAKKLDEKFSKFLEIFKRVYINIPLIEDLQRMPGYAKFLKEVVAKKKRLMDYETVNLAENCSAIMQQKISKKQKDPVWDFEANYSNLRMADGSVKHLNGLLENVLVRINDFIFLVDFIVLDMKEDPNIPSILGRPFLAIGKALIDVTKEGPTLRHGNKSVIFGMFKKMKCYGVEEIKIVEDEPEKVMECKAIHIVQKFTRKDHKSKPPFEEIPIP, encoded by the exons ATGTCGAAGCCTTCATTCCCCATTTCTCAAGCTAAGAAGTTGGATGAAAAATTCTCCAAATTTCTTGAAATCTTCAAGAGGGTGTACATAAATATCCCTCTTATCGAAGATCTTCAACGAATGCCAGGCTATGCAAAATTCTTGAAAGAGGTTGTTGCCAAGAAAAAGAGATTGATGGATTACGAGACCGTCAACTTAGCTGAGAATTGCAGTGCTATCATGCAGCAAAAGATCTCAAAGAAACAAAAGGATCCGG TTTGGGATTTTGAAGCCAACTACAGTAATCTACGAATGGCGGATGGATCTGTGAAGCATCTCAATGGGCTTCTTGAGAACGTGTTGGTGAGGATAAATGATTTTATCTTCCTAGTGGATTTCATCGTTCTTGATATGAAGGAGGATCCCAACATCCCATCAATCCTTGGTAGACCATTCCTCGCAATTGGAAAGGCTTTAATTGATGTGACTAAAGAAGGGCCCACCCTACGCCATGGAAACAAGTCTGTGATTTTCGGCATGTTCAAAAAGATGAAATGTTACGGAGTGGAAGAGATCAAAATAGTCGAGGATGAGCCAGAAAAGGTCATGGAATGTAAGGCCATACATATAGTACAAAAGTTCACACGTAAAGATCACAAGTCCAAACCACCTTTCGAGGAAATTCCAATTCCCTAG